The genomic region GCGCACCAGCTGCCTGCAGCCGATGGCTGGACCGACGCCTTCATCCCCATGGGCGAGCTCGACCCGCACGGCCAGCCGTTCGACCGCATCATCCTCCGCGCGTACCGCGACGTGGGCCACGACCCGGTCGAGCTCGCGAGCGTCGCCTTCACCCACCCCGACCCGGCGAACGAGAAGCCCGTGGTCACCAAGCGAAGGAGCGTGACGCTCACCGTCGACTGCCGCGCGGCGACGCACGAGATCAGCCCGCTCATCTACGGCATCGCCTACGGCTTCCAGAAGGACACGAGCGGCCCGCTGCGCTGGTCTCTCGGCGCAACTGCCCGGCGTTGGGGCGGCAACCCCGCGAGCCGCTACAACTGGAAGCTGGGCAACGCGTGGAACACGGCGTCGGACTGGTTCTTCCAGAACGTGAACTACACCGGCCTGCCCAACTACACGTACCAGCACTTCCTCGACGATGACTTGAAGCACAACGTCGCCACGGCGCTCACCGTTCCCACGCTCGGCTGGGTGGCGAAGGACACCACGTCGTACACGTTTCCCGTGAGCCGCTTCGGCGCACAGGCGAAGACAGCGCCGGAGCAACAAAACGCCGGAAACGGCGTGGACACCAACGGCAAGCCCATCGTGCCGCCCGGGCCGTCACAGACCAGCGTGCCCGCACCGCCCGAGTTCATCGGCGAGTGGGTGAAGGCCATTCGCGCGCACGAGAAGCCCGGCGTGCGCAGCGTGCAGATGTACATCCTCGACAACGAGCCGATGCTCTGGAACACCACCCACCGCGACGTTCACCCCGCGCCGGTGAGCTACGACGAGCTGCTCGAGCGCACCATCGGCTACGCCAAGGCCATCAAGGCGGCGGACCCGCAAGCGATCATCGCCGGTCCCGCCGAGTGGGGCTGGCCCGCGTACCAGTACTCGGCGGTGGACGCGCAGGAGGGCTACTCGTTCGCGCCCGATCGCCTGCGCCACGGCAACGTGCCGCTCATTCCTTGGTGGCTGCGCAAGCTGCACGAGTACAAGCAGAAGAACGGCGTGAACCTGGTGGACGTGCTCGACGTGCACTTCTACCCCCAGGCCGATGGCATGGGCGTGGGCACCGACGGCAAGGTCGATGCCGCCACGGCCGCGAAACGCATCCGCTCCACGCGCGCGCTCTGGGATCCCACGTACGTCGACGAGTCGTGGATCAAGCAGCCGGTGATGCTCTTGCCGCGGCTCAAGAAGTGGATCGACGAGAACAACCCGGGGATGGGCATCTCCATCGGCGAGTGGAACTTCGGCGCAGAGAACGACGTGAGCGGCGGCCTGGCCGTCGCCGAGACGCTGGGTCGATTCGAGAATGCGGGCATCACCTCGGCGTTCTACTGGACCAGCCCGCCCGACGGCTCACCGGCTTACTGGGCCTTCCGCGCGTACCGCAACTACGACGAGCACGGCGCGCACTTCCTCGACACTTCGGTTCCGGGCAGCAGCAGCGACAAGTCGGCGTCCGTGTTCGCGTCCCGCGACTCGAGCGGCAAGCTGGTGTTGGTGGCGCTCAACCTCGATCCCGAGTCGGAGCTCGACGCCGATGTGGAGCTCGAAGGCTGTGCCGCGCCAAGCAGCGCGCGCGCCTTCAGCTACGTGGGCGGACTGCACGGCTTCCAGCCCGCGCCTGATCCGCTCCAGGGCCGCACGGTGCACGCCGCGCTCTCGCCCTACTCGATCAACGTGCTCGAGCTTCACGCCAAGTGAAGCGCTGATTCACGCCACCCGCGTGCGCGCTCGGGCCACGAGCTCGACCAGATCTCCGACGCAGCGCACGCCGAGAATCTCGTCGGGCCGAAGCGCCACGCCAAACGCGGCCTCGAGCGAGAGCAAGAGATTCAGCGAGCCGAGCGAGGTCCAGGCCTCGAGGGAGTGCGGCCCGTCGGTCAGCAAGGGCAGCTCAGCGAGCCCCAGCGCGCGACGCACGAGCTCCGGAACTTCACGCGAGTCGAGAGCCGCGTCGTCGCCCTCCACGCGCGCGGGAACGCCGCTCGCCTTCGCGCCCGCGGGGATCTCGCCCGAGACCACGCTGCCGGGAGCGATGATCGCGTCGTCGCCGATTCGTGCGCCTCGCAGCAGCGTCACGCGCGAGCCGAGCTTCACGCCTCGGCCGACGTGAATCGGGCGCGCCTCGACGGGCTCGTTCCCGCCGCCGGTGCGATGAAAGTCGGTGTCGAGGATCATCGCGAACG from Deltaproteobacteria bacterium harbors:
- a CDS encoding glycosyl hydrolase; protein product: MRAGLLLFAASAVLACRPTHANEPPKHPPAGPFPEAATKIWDKGLADGWEDWGWAPRKLEAGQPARLDMGHYGGWILAHRKLEGHWGGVRIRYRAPAGYGEFLEVRVDSDQSVSYPRVALDVAHQLPAADGWTDAFIPMGELDPHGQPFDRIILRAYRDVGHDPVELASVAFTHPDPANEKPVVTKRRSVTLTVDCRAATHEISPLIYGIAYGFQKDTSGPLRWSLGATARRWGGNPASRYNWKLGNAWNTASDWFFQNVNYTGLPNYTYQHFLDDDLKHNVATALTVPTLGWVAKDTTSYTFPVSRFGAQAKTAPEQQNAGNGVDTNGKPIVPPGPSQTSVPAPPEFIGEWVKAIRAHEKPGVRSVQMYILDNEPMLWNTTHRDVHPAPVSYDELLERTIGYAKAIKAADPQAIIAGPAEWGWPAYQYSAVDAQEGYSFAPDRLRHGNVPLIPWWLRKLHEYKQKNGVNLVDVLDVHFYPQADGMGVGTDGKVDAATAAKRIRSTRALWDPTYVDESWIKQPVMLLPRLKKWIDENNPGMGISIGEWNFGAENDVSGGLAVAETLGRFENAGITSAFYWTSPPDGSPAYWAFRAYRNYDEHGAHFLDTSVPGSSSDKSASVFASRDSSGKLVLVALNLDPESELDADVELEGCAAPSSARAFSYVGGLHGFQPAPDPLQGRTVHAALSPYSINVLELHAK
- a CDS encoding acyltransferase, whose translation is MWRTFFDEHRTRWWLRDCDHVGQRVTLRGQPHIRNPGRIELGSDVSIDSLPVISHLVTGPRGLLQIHDGVSIAHGAAIAAHCHVLLGEGAQLGPFAMILDTDFHRTGGGNEPVEARPIHVGRGVKLGSRVTLLRGARIGDDAIIAPGSVVSGEIPAGAKASGVPARVEGDDAALDSREVPELVRRALGLAELPLLTDGPHSLEAWTSLGSLNLLLSLEAAFGVALRPDEILGVRCVGDLVELVARARTRVA